In Desulfobacterales bacterium, the genomic stretch GCGGAAACCGACGGCTCCGTCATGCACTATCAAACCATCTCCGGGCCGATCGAGCAGTCAGAGGCCATCGGCCACGACCTGGCCGGCCGGCTGATTGACATGGGGGCGGATCAAATCCTCGCCCGGTTAAGTGAAGAGGCACATCCATAATGAAAGGCAGCGTCTATCTGGTGGGCGCCGGCCCAGGGGACCCCGGCCTGATTACCCTGAAGGGCATCGAGGCGATCAAAGCCGCAGATGTCATCGTCTACGACTATCTGGCATCCGAAAGCCTCTTAAATTATGCCGGGGAATCGGCCGAACTTATCTACGCGGGCAAAAAAGGCGGGGATCATACGCTCACCCAGACCGAAATCAACCGGCTGATCGTGGCCCGGGCGCTTTCGGGCAGTACCGTCACCCGGCTGAAAGGCGGAGATCCCTTTGTTTTCGGCCGAGGCGGCGAGGAAATCGAAGAACTGATCGAGGCGGGCCTATCATTTACCATCGTCCCGGGGGTGACATCCGCCATTGCCGCCCCGGCCTATGCGGGCATTCCCCTGACCCATCGGAAATACGCCTCCACGGTCACCTTTATTACCGGCCACGAGGACCCGGGCAAAAAAACCTCCACCATTAACTGGGCCGCGCTGGCCGGCACGCAGGGGACCCTGGTCTTTTTAATGGGGGTTAAAAATTTGGCCCATATAACCCGCCGGCTCATTGAAAACGGAATGCCCCCTGAGACACCGGCGGGCCTTGTCCGCTGGGGCACCACCCCATCCCAGGAGACGGTGACCGGCACGCTTGATACGATCGTCGACAATGTCGAAGCCGCAGGGCTTAAGCCGCCCTGCATTATCGTCGTGGGGGATGTGGTTACCCTGCGGGATAAAATGCAGTGGTTTGAGACCCGCCCGCTATTCGGCAAACGGATTGTGGTGACCCGGGCCAGAAAGCAGGCCAGCGACATGGTATCCCGGCTGTCGGCACTTGGTGCCGACTGTTTGGAATTTCCGGCCATCAAAATTATGCCGCCGGAGGATTTTCAATCGCTGGATGCAGCCATTGCGAATTTGTCTGAATACAACTGGCTGATATTTACCAGCGTCAACGGGGTAGAGATGTTTTTTGACCGGCTGTTTGCCAATCAAAAGGACGCCCGCGCCCTGGGCCATATCCGGACCGCATCCATCGGACCGGCCACCGCGGAGCGGCTCCTTGGCTACGGGGTCTCCAGCGACATCATCCCGGAAAGCTACCACGCGGAATCCGTGGTTGAAGCATTTAAAAATATTCCGGTGAAGGAGGCCCGCGTGCTGCTTCCCCGGGCCGCGGAAGCCCGGCCGGTTCTGCCTGAGGAACTTGCCAAAATGGGCGCCCGGGTGGATGAGATAATCACGTATCACACCGTATTGGCAGATGACAAGCAGGCCGGGCTGATTGAGGCGCTTTCCGCAAAAAATGTGGATATGATCACCTTTACCAGCTCCTCCACAGTGACCAATTTCAAGTCCCTGCTGCCGGCGGAGCGGTTTGACGAACTTGTAAGTGGCGTCGCCATTGCGGCCATCGGCCCGATCACCGCGGACACCGCCCGGAAAAACGGTTTCTTCGTTGATCTGGAGGCTGAAAAATACACCATCCCCGGCCTATGTGATGCCATATGCCGGTATTTTTCCTCTTCTCAAGTATATTGACCGGGATCTGTGGTTTGGTGTATAAATTAAGGCATGAATACACGTAACCGTTCCGGCCCCCAAAATTTCCAGATGGATGAAATCCTCAAACAGCTGCCGGGGTTTGAGGCCCGATCCGGGGGGCGGTCATTATGGAGGGCGAAAAGCTGGGCCGCTTAAACTATTACTCCGAAGGCATTATCCGGGCAGAAATTGAATGCACAATTCCGGCCACCGGCAACTGGGAGCAGCGATACAAGCCCAATGCCCTCCTGATACTAAACGAGGTCATCAATGAAATTCTGGCCATGAATCTGCCCCAGCGGCCGCGCTCCCGGGTGACGGAACTGATCGTACGCCCCTTATTTTCTCTTTTTTTCCGGAGCTTACGCAGATCCTGCAGCCGCTTTCCGGTGAGTATGCCGGATATCGGGATCTTTTTGAAAAAATCCCGTTTCCCATCGGCTATGGCGTGGAAACGAGCATGATTTTGGATATTTACGAGAAATGGGGACTGGACGTCATGGCCCAGGTGGACCTGGACCGGCGGGTGCACCGCAACCAGGACACCACTGCCCTGGGCCGGATGCCCTTTGTGATTTTAAACACCTTTTTAAACCGGATTGAAAAACTGGGCCATATTGATCTGACCAAACCGATTTTTAAAGAAATGATTCAGTATAAACGGGTCGCCGGGGAGTATCAGCCGCAAATTTTCCGTATCGAGGGCCATGAGCGCCCCCCTATGATCACAATCCCCGAGTACCGTGAAAAATTTCAAAAAACCCCCCAGCCCGAAGGCTAAACATGAAAGTGGCAAACACCGCCCTGATCGATCGGTATAAACGGCAGCTCAATTATCTGCGGATCTCCATTACGGATCGCTGCAACCTCAAGTGCCTTTATTGCATGCCGAGCGGGCCGGGCCATAAAATGGATCAGGAAGAAATCCTACGGTATGAGGAGATCCTTCGGATCGTGCGGATCGGCATCCGGTTAGGAATTTCAAAAGTCCGGATAACCGGGGGGGAGCCCCTGGTGCGCACGGACTGCTGCGATTTTCTGGAGACTCTGGCAAAACTCCGCGGATTAAATGATATATCGCTGACCACGAACGGGGTGCTGCTTTCTGACTATATTGACCGGATCGTCTCCGCCGGGATCAAACGCGTAAACATCAGCCTGGACACCCTGGACCGACAAAAATATGCGGAGATCACCGGTGTGGATGCCTTTGACCGCGTCTGGGCGGGTATTCAAGCCGCCTATGAAAAGGGCATGCATCCGATAAAAATCAACGTGGTGGCTCTAAACGGAATTAATGACGATGAACTGGCAGATCTTGCCGCCCTCTCCTTTCAACGCCCCTTTCACATCCGATTTATTGAATACATGCCCATCGGGCAAACCCGGCAGTGTGATAAGGCGCCGCTGCTCTACCCCGACATCCGGACCCGGATCGAGAAACTGGGCGAACTCCTGCCGGTTGCCCGGCAGCCCAATGACGGGCCGGCCATGCGCTACAAGTTCAACGGCGCCATCGGGGAAATCGGGTTTATCAGCGCCGTCAGCCACCATTTCTGTGAGCAATGCAACCGACTGCGGCTCACCGCGGACGGCCGCATCCGCTCCTGCCTGCTTTCCGACATTCATGAAGATATTAAAACACCGCTTCGAAACGGCCGCCTGGACACGGATCTGGCCGATGTATTTTTCCGGGCGGTCAGGCGAAAGCCTTTTCAGCATGCGGTCAGGCTTGATCCAAACGCCATCAGCGGCGAGATGATCAGTATCGGCGGATAGCACCAAAACCTTTTTTGCCCGCCTATTCGAACCCATCCATAGACCCAGTGATTTCAAGCGATTCATCAATTGCCAGACGAAAAAACTGATTGACAGCTCAATCAGTCGGGGTTATTTATAAACCTTATTCACTTTAAGGGCACTGAGGCAGGGTAAATTTGTTTTATCTATTTTTCAGGCGGGCACGGTGGCCCGCCCTACGCGACAATGCCGACATTTTGTAGGGTCGGCCACCGTGCCGACCTTACATGCTTGATTTCACTGACCTTACACCTTATACCCGATACCTTAAACCGTCAAGTTACCTGGAAAGCCGCCGCACCCGGAAGGCCAAACTATTGAGCCGGAAACAAGCCATAATCAAAACCGCCACGCAACTATTTGCCGAAAACGGATTCTTCCGGACATCGACCGTTGATATTGCCGAATCCGCCGGGGTGGCGCATGGGACCTTATTTTATCATTTTAAAAATAAAGAGGGGATTATTTATGAAATCTTCCGGCTGGCCGGTGACACCTATGTGTCTGAACTGCAGGCGGCAGTCGGTCGGCATCGGATCGGGCTGGAAAAGATTGAAGCGGTTCTGCGGTTTAATACCGCATTCAGCCGGTCCCATTCCAAACAGCTGCTGATTTTTCTCCGCGATTTTCCGGAAGAGCTGGCCTCAAAAGAGAGCCGACTCAAAGCGCTGGTGAAATCGGTCGGAGAGCAGGTCATTGAAATCATAGAACAATGCCTTGAAACCGGCATCGCGGACGGCAGTGTAGCCACATCCAATATCCAGAACACCGCCCATATTTTAAACGG encodes the following:
- the cobA gene encoding uroporphyrinogen-III C-methyltransferase, with translation MKGSVYLVGAGPGDPGLITLKGIEAIKAADVIVYDYLASESLLNYAGESAELIYAGKKGGDHTLTQTEINRLIVARALSGSTVTRLKGGDPFVFGRGGEEIEELIEAGLSFTIVPGVTSAIAAPAYAGIPLTHRKYASTVTFITGHEDPGKKTSTINWAALAGTQGTLVFLMGVKNLAHITRRLIENGMPPETPAGLVRWGTTPSQETVTGTLDTIVDNVEAAGLKPPCIIVVGDVVTLRDKMQWFETRPLFGKRIVVTRARKQASDMVSRLSALGADCLEFPAIKIMPPEDFQSLDAAIANLSEYNWLIFTSVNGVEMFFDRLFANQKDARALGHIRTASIGPATAERLLGYGVSSDIIPESYHAESVVEAFKNIPVKEARVLLPRAAEARPVLPEELAKMGARVDEIITYHTVLADDKQAGLIEALSAKNVDMITFTSSSTVTNFKSLLPAERFDELVSGVAIAAIGPITADTARKNGFFVDLEAEKYTIPGLCDAICRYFSSSQVY
- the moaA gene encoding GTP 3',8-cyclase MoaA; amino-acid sequence: MKVANTALIDRYKRQLNYLRISITDRCNLKCLYCMPSGPGHKMDQEEILRYEEILRIVRIGIRLGISKVRITGGEPLVRTDCCDFLETLAKLRGLNDISLTTNGVLLSDYIDRIVSAGIKRVNISLDTLDRQKYAEITGVDAFDRVWAGIQAAYEKGMHPIKINVVALNGINDDELADLAALSFQRPFHIRFIEYMPIGQTRQCDKAPLLYPDIRTRIEKLGELLPVARQPNDGPAMRYKFNGAIGEIGFISAVSHHFCEQCNRLRLTADGRIRSCLLSDIHEDIKTPLRNGRLDTDLADVFFRAVRRKPFQHAVRLDPNAISGEMISIGG
- a CDS encoding TetR/AcrR family transcriptional regulator: MSRKQAIIKTATQLFAENGFFRTSTVDIAESAGVAHGTLFYHFKNKEGIIYEIFRLAGDTYVSELQAAVGRHRIGLEKIEAVLRFNTAFSRSHSKQLLIFLRDFPEELASKESRLKALVKSVGEQVIEIIEQCLETGIADGSVATSNIQNTAHILNGLTFGLMHMNLLSPLEIPELADSLQEFCRKALAPENDSVKPNQSK